A stretch of DNA from Granulicella pectinivorans:
CTCCTCGGCTTCTCCATGGGAACCGGCATCGCCACCGAAGCGATCCCGCACCTCTCCCCTGCGCCGGCAGGCCTCATCCTCTGTCAGCCCTTCCTCTCCCTCCGCGCCGCCGCCGCCCAGATCACTCGTTCTCACCTCCTCGCCCGCCTCATTCCCGACGTCTGGAACACCGCAGCCACTCTGCCTTCCCTCTCCATCCCCCTCCTCATCGTTCACGGCGATGCAGACCGCCTCTTCCCCCTCCACCACGCCCACACCCTACACGCCGCGCAACCAGCCGCCACCCTCGTCATCCCACCAGGATTCACCCATCCCGGCGGCTACCTCAACCCCACCCTCACCTATTGGCAGCCCATCCTCAATTTCATCAAGCGCCATATGCACTAGAATCCCTCCCATGGAACCCACCGAGATCCAGGAATTCTCAAAGCAGATGGAAGAGGCTCGCGAGGGCGGCGAAAGCCTCCGAAGCATCTCCCTCGCCATCTCCATCCTTGCCGTACTCGTCGCCATCGTCACCGTTGCCGGGCACCGCACGCACACCGAGGCCGTCCTCAACCAGTCCAAGGCCGGCGACCAGTGGAATGAGTACCAGGCCAAGAAGATCCGTCAGGACAACCTCCAGGTCGTCGTCGAAACCATCGGCCTCCAGCCCAACCCGTCGCCCGCCACCACCGCCAAGCTCGCCGATTTCCGCGCCCACATCGACAAGTGGAAAAGCGATCTCGCCGAAGAGCAGGACAAGGCCCGCGAATACGAGGTCGAGGTCAAGCACGACGAGGCCCAGGCCTCCCGCTACGATCTCGGCGAAGCCCTCCTCCAGATCGCCGTCGTCCTCGCCTCCATCACGCTCCTCACCCGCCAGCGCGCCTATTTCCTCTTCGGCCTCTCCATTGGCCTCGCCGGCCTCATCATCGCCGCATCCGCCTTGTTCCTTCCCTAGCGCGAACAAAGCTGGACAGCCCATCAAAGGAGCGCCCCACAATCTGCCCATAGCTCCCCGAACGGGTCTCGCGTCTCAGATGTGGGTAGTCGCCACAGCATCCCCCAACCATCCACTCCATCTAGCCCCCGAGGACCCCCTTTTGCACTCCACTCTCATCGAGCTCGCGCAGGGCTACCTCGGGATTCTGGGCTTTGCCCTTTTCTTTCTGCCACCCGGCTACCTCCTCGCATACGCCCTCAATCTCAACGGCTTCCGCACCCGCTCCCGCGCCGAACAGCTCCTCTGGTGCCTCTGCCTCTCCGTTCCCCTCACCATCCAGATCTGCGTCACCCTCGGCCGTTCCCTTCCCTGGCCCGCTCCCGCAGTCCTCTTCGGCGCACTCGCCGCCATCGCCCTCTCCCTCCTCGGCCGCTCCCCGAAACGCCCCTGGACGCGCGTCACCCGCCCCACCGCCATCGTCCTCTCCGCTGCCGGCCTCCTCGCCTTCTACCTTGTCTTCGCCTCCGCCGACCTTCAGATCGGCCACCACCTCTACGTAAGCACCATCCTCTACGACTGGTCCGTCCGCGTCCCCATGGTCCAGGCCGCCATGCGCTCCGGAGTCCCGCCCATCAACGGCCTC
This window harbors:
- a CDS encoding DUF4337 domain-containing protein yields the protein MEPTEIQEFSKQMEEAREGGESLRSISLAISILAVLVAIVTVAGHRTHTEAVLNQSKAGDQWNEYQAKKIRQDNLQVVVETIGLQPNPSPATTAKLADFRAHIDKWKSDLAEEQDKAREYEVEVKHDEAQASRYDLGEALLQIAVVLASITLLTRQRAYFLFGLSIGLAGLIIAASALFLP